The window ATTTCCATAGGCGATCTTATCGTATTTTTTACTTATTTCGTTTTGGTATCCGTATATGGTTACCTGGTTTATCGCCGTAAAAAAGCAGAAACCAATTCCAGTTCACACAGCTTTTTCCTGGCCGAAGGGTCACTTACCTGGTGGGCTATAGGCGCATCCATCATCGCATCCAATATCTCGGCCGAGCAATTTATAGGCATGAGCGGCGATGGTTTTTTTGCAGGCATTGCCGTGGCCGTTTACGAATGGCTTGGCGCGGCCACGCTGATTATTGTAGCGGTGTTTTTTATGCCAGTGTATATCAAAAATAAAATTTACACCATGCCGCAGTTTCTGAAAGACAGGTATAACAGCGGTGTGGCCTTGGTGATGTCGATATTCTGGCTGGCATTGTACATATTTATTAACCTTACCGCTATTTTATATCTTGGCGCACTGGCCATTAACGGCTTGCTTGGCGGCGGGTATTTACATGAAATTATGATTGGCCTGGCCATATTTGGAGTAATTATTGCGCTTGGCGGTATGCAGGTGGTTGGTTATACGGATGTGGTACAGGTTGCTGTACTGATTATTGGCGGACTTGCCATTACCTATTTATCGCTGACTATTGTGAGTGATAAATTTGGTTTCGGCCAAAACGCGCTTACCGGTTTAAAGCTGATCCTGAAAGACTCGCCCGATCATTTTCACCTCATCTTTAAAAAGCCTGCGCATGGCGCATCTGTAGAAACAATAAGTAAATATTTAATACTGCCCGGGTTTGCCATGTACGCGGGTGGTCAGTGGATAAGCAATCTTAACTATTGGGGCTGTAACCAGTATATCACGCAGCGTGCACTGGGCGCCAATTTGCATACTGCCCGTACCGGGATCCTGTTTGCCAGTTTGCTTAAAATCCTGATGCCGGTTATTGTAATGCTACCGGGCATTGTAGCCTTTGTATTGTACAAACACGGCGATTTGCCAATGCTTGTTGGCGGTAAAAAGGACGGCGCCTACTCGGCCATATTATCCTTTTTGCCTTCCGGTTTAAAAGGTTTGTCGCTTGCCGTTTTAACCGCTGCAATTGTCGCTTCGATTGCTGGTAAGGTTAACAGCATTTCAACCATTTTTACGCTGGATGTGTATAAAAACTATATGAGTACCAAAGCTACCGAACGCAATATGGTTTGGGTAGGGCGCATAGTTATTGTGTGCAGCCTTGTAATCGCTGTAGCCTTTACCTGGAACGATATGCTGGGTATCAGTGGCGAGGGCGGTTATACTTTTGTTCAAA is drawn from Mucilaginibacter ginsenosidivorax and contains these coding sequences:
- a CDS encoding sodium:solute symporter family transporter, giving the protein MLKHISIGDLIVFFTYFVLVSVYGYLVYRRKKAETNSSSHSFFLAEGSLTWWAIGASIIASNISAEQFIGMSGDGFFAGIAVAVYEWLGAATLIIVAVFFMPVYIKNKIYTMPQFLKDRYNSGVALVMSIFWLALYIFINLTAILYLGALAINGLLGGGYLHEIMIGLAIFGVIIALGGMQVVGYTDVVQVAVLIIGGLAITYLSLTIVSDKFGFGQNALTGLKLILKDSPDHFHLIFKKPAHGASVETISKYLILPGFAMYAGGQWISNLNYWGCNQYITQRALGANLHTARTGILFASLLKILMPVIVMLPGIVAFVLYKHGDLPMLVGGKKDGAYSAILSFLPSGLKGLSLAVLTAAIVASIAGKVNSISTIFTLDVYKNYMSTKATERNMVWVGRIVIVCSLVIAVAFTWNDMLGISGEGGYTFVQKYSSFVSPGVLATFLLGMFWKRTTGEAAIIGILTGFAASVFFNQFAVKVFGPETWLYSAFINPSGVYEIPFFICLGWSFLTTFGVMVLVSLFGPVVNAKSIEVDKGMFKLKSSSIVLIAVILLFLSAIYVRFW